One stretch of Oncorhynchus tshawytscha isolate Ot180627B linkage group LG19, Otsh_v2.0, whole genome shotgun sequence DNA includes these proteins:
- the lingo1a gene encoding leucine-rich repeat and immunoglobulin-like domain-containing nogo receptor-interacting protein 1: protein MGAREASGHSYLVACWQPILILMLGTVLSGSTTGCPSRCECNAQERSVICHRKKLMSVPEGIPTETRLLDLSKNRIKTINMDEFATYPNLEELELNENTISAIEPGAFNNLYGLRTLGLRSNKLKLIQLGVFTGLSNLTQLDISENKIVILLDYMFQDLYNLRSMEVGDNDLVFISHRAFHGLSSLEQLTLEKCNLTSVPTEAFTHLHSLIFLRLRHLNIYVIKDYSFKRLYRLKVLEIANWPYLDTMTSNCLYGLNLTSLTITNGNLTSIPYVALRHLVYLRFLNLSYNPIHTIEGNKLHDLLRLQEFHLVGGRLAMIEPYSFRGLNYLKIFNVSGNALSTLEESAFHSVGNLETLALYDNPLACDCRLLWVFRRRWRLNFNRQQPTCASPEFVQGKEFKDFPDVLQPNYFTCRKSRIRDRKAQQKFVDEGTTVHFVCQADGDPAPVIMWLSPQKQFITTKTIGRLTVFPDGTLEVRYAQIQDNGTYVCIASNAGGNDTSLAHLHVHSYSPDWPHQPNKTFAFISNQPNENGGNGTRTNVPFPFDIKTLIIATTMGFISFLGVVLFCLVLLFLWSRGKGATKHNIEIEYVPRKSDAGMSSSNADAPRKFNMKMI from the coding sequence ATGGGGGCCAGGGAAGCGAGTGGGCACAGCTACCTGGTGGCTTGCTGGCAGCCCATTCTGATTCTGATGCTGGGCACCGTACTGTCCGGTTCCACCACAGGTTGCCCGTCCCGCTGCGAGTGCAATGCCCAGGAGCGCTCAGTCATATGCCACCGCAAGAAGCTTATGTCCGTCCCTGAGGGCATCCCCACAGAAACGCGGTTGCTGGACCTCAGCAAGAACCGCATCAAGACCATCAACATGGACGAGTTCGCAACCTACCCCAACCTGGAGGAGCTGGAGCTCAACGAAAACACCATCTCCGCTATTGAGCCCGGCGCCTTCAACAACCTGTACGGTCTCCGGACATTGGGGCTGCGCAGCAACAAGCTCAAACTCATCCAGCTGGGTGTGTTCACGGGCCTCAGCAACCTCACCCAGTTGGACATCAGTGAGAACAAGATAGTCATCCTGCTGGACTATATGTTCCAAGACCTGTACAACCTGCGCTCAATGGAGGTGGGTGACAATGACTTGGTATTCATCTCCCACCGGGCCTTCCATGGTCTCAGCAGCCTGGAGCAGCTGACTTTGGAGAAGTGCAACCTGACCTCGGTGCCCACCGAGGCCTTCACCCACCTTCACAGTTTGATCTTTCTCAGGCTGCGCCACCTCAACATCTATGTTATTAAGGATTACTCCTTCAAAAGACTGTACCGGCTGAAAGTGCTAGAGATCGCCAACTGGCCCTACCTGGACACCATGACCTCCAATTGTCTCTATGGACTGAACCTCACCTCGCTGACCATCACCAATGGCAACCTGACCTCCATCCCATACGTGGCTCTCCGGCACTTGGTCTACCTACGGTTTCTGAATCTGTCCTATAACCCCATCCACACCATTGAGGGGAATAAGCTCCATGACCTTCTGAGGCTCCAGGAGTTTCACCTGGTTGGGGGCAGGCTGGCTATGATCGAGCCCTACTCGTTCCGGGGCCTAAACTATCTGAAGATCTTCAATGTGTCTGGCAATGCCTTGAGCACCTTGGAGGAGTCTGCGTTCCACTCGGTAGGGAATCTGGAGACTCTGGCACTTTACGATAACCCCTTGGCATGTGACTGCCGGCTGCTGTGGGTGTTCCGGAGACGCTGGAGGCTCAACTTCAACCGGCAGCAACCCACCTGCGCTTCACCTGAGTTCGTACAGGGAAAAGAGTTTAAAGATTTCCCGGATGTCCTGCAGCCCAACTACTTCACGTGTCGCAAGTCCAGGATCCGGGACCGCAAGGCGCAGCAGAAATTTGTGGACGAGGGAACTACTGTTCATTTTGTATGCCAGGCGGACGGTGATCCCGCCCCAGTCATCATGTGGCTCTCACCCCAGAAGCAGTTCATCACGACCAAAACCATCGGACGGCTCACAGTATTCCCAGATGGCACCCTTGAGGTGCGCTACGCGCAGATTCAGGATAATGGAACGTATGTGTGTATAGCCAGCAACGCCGGTGGCAATGACACATCTCTCGCCCACCTGCACGTCCATAGCTACTCTCCAGACTGGCCTCACCAACCCAACAAGACCTTTGCATTCATCTCCAACCAGCCCAATGAGAATGGTGGCAATGGGACGCGAACCAACGTCCCGTTCCCCTTCGACATCAAGACCTTAATCATCGCCACCACTATGGGTTTCATATCTTTCCTTGGTGTCGTCCTGTTTTGTCTGGTGCTACTCTTTCTGTGGAGTAGAGGTAAAGGGGCCACAAAGCACAACATAGAGATTGAGTATGTGCCACGCAAGTCAGACGCTGGGATGAGCAGCAGCAACGCAGACGCCCCTCGCAAGTTTAACATGAAAATGATTTAA